One segment of Anaeromyxobacter diazotrophicus DNA contains the following:
- a CDS encoding glutathione-independent formaldehyde dehydrogenase produces the protein MRAVVWKGPGKVSVDEVQDPRVERATDVVVRITTAGICGSDLHMYEGRTAAQPGVVMGHENMGVIEEVGSAVQQLRKGDRVVLPFNVSCGTCFNCTRGYTSACLVANDDAAGAAYGYVGMGPYKGGQAELLRVPWGEANCIKLPGTPGDELEDDFLLLSDIFPTGYHAAQMANVQPGSTVAVFGAGPVGLLAAYSAMLRGAAEVYVVDAIPERLKKAEQIGAIAVDFRKGPPAEQIRNLRLQNPLVRGAMRRGEEKMAGVMCGIDAVGYQAKDFADPSQEDHTSVTEQLAEVVNPTGALGIIGVFLPQDPGGKGQAAKHGEYQLPWGKLWEKGVQLGMGQTPVKHYSLVLRDLIIAGRAKPSFIVSRHIPLADAPDAYQKFDRREPGYTKVLIRPAEQVATPL, from the coding sequence ATGCGAGCCGTGGTGTGGAAGGGACCGGGCAAGGTCTCGGTGGACGAGGTGCAAGATCCGCGCGTCGAGCGCGCGACCGACGTGGTGGTTCGCATCACCACCGCCGGGATCTGCGGCAGCGACCTGCACATGTACGAGGGCCGGACCGCCGCCCAGCCGGGCGTGGTCATGGGGCACGAGAACATGGGGGTGATCGAGGAGGTGGGCAGCGCGGTGCAGCAGCTCCGCAAGGGCGACCGGGTGGTGCTGCCCTTCAACGTCTCGTGCGGGACCTGCTTCAACTGCACGCGCGGCTACACCAGCGCCTGCCTGGTCGCCAACGACGACGCCGCCGGCGCCGCGTACGGCTACGTCGGCATGGGGCCGTACAAGGGCGGCCAGGCGGAGCTCCTGCGCGTCCCCTGGGGGGAGGCGAACTGCATCAAGCTGCCGGGGACGCCCGGGGACGAGCTGGAGGACGACTTCCTGCTCCTCTCGGACATCTTCCCCACCGGCTACCACGCGGCGCAGATGGCGAACGTGCAGCCCGGCTCCACGGTGGCGGTCTTCGGGGCGGGGCCGGTCGGCCTCCTCGCCGCCTACAGCGCCATGCTGCGCGGCGCGGCCGAGGTGTACGTGGTGGACGCCATCCCGGAGCGCCTGAAGAAGGCGGAGCAGATCGGCGCCATCGCGGTGGACTTCCGCAAGGGCCCGCCGGCGGAGCAGATCCGCAACCTCCGGCTGCAGAACCCGCTCGTGCGCGGGGCGATGCGGCGCGGCGAGGAGAAGATGGCCGGCGTCATGTGCGGCATCGACGCGGTGGGGTACCAGGCGAAGGACTTCGCGGACCCGAGCCAGGAGGACCACACCTCGGTCACCGAGCAGCTGGCCGAGGTGGTGAACCCCACCGGCGCGCTCGGCATCATCGGCGTCTTCCTGCCCCAGGATCCGGGCGGCAAGGGCCAGGCGGCGAAGCACGGGGAGTACCAGCTGCCCTGGGGCAAGCTGTGGGAGAAGGGCGTCCAGCTCGGCATGGGCCAGACGCCGGTGAAGCACTACAGCCTCGTCCTGCGCGACCTCATCATCGCCGGCCGCGCCAAGCCCAGCTTCATCGTCTCGCGCCACATCCCGCTGGCGGACGCGCCGGACGCCTACCAGAAGTTCGACCGGCGCGAGCCGGGCTACACCAAGGTCCTCATCCGGCCCGCCGAGCAGGTCGCGACGCCGCTGTAG